Part of the Amorphus orientalis genome is shown below.
ACGACCTCAGACACACCACCTTGAGCACGTCGCGCATGCGGCTGCATGCCGGTCGAGCAAAGCCACAAGGACATCCGATGACCGTCGAAACCGTTTCCGAAAACCGCTCCTTCGGCGGCCGGCAGCTGGTCTGCAGGCACAGATCCTCCGAAACCGGGACCGACATGCGGTTCTCGCTCTACCTGCCGCCAGCCGCCGAAAGCGGGCCGGTGCCGCTGGTCTGGTTCCTGTCGGGACTGACCTGCACGGAGGAGAACTTCACCACCAAGGCCGGCGCCCAGCGGGTGGCCGCGAAGCACGGCCTCGCGGTGGTGGCGCCGGATACCAGCCCGCGCGGCGAAACTGTGCCCGACGATGCCGACGCCGCCTACGATTTCGGGCTCGGCGCGGGCTTCTACGTGGATGCGACCGCCGCCCCGTTCGACCGGAACTACCGGATGGCGAGCTACATCGAGACGGAGCTGCCTGAGGTGCTGGCCGGCGCCTTTCCCGTCGACGGTCGACGGCAGTCGATCATGGGCCACTCCATGGGCGGCCACGGCGCGCTCACGATCGCGCTGCGCAATCCCGATCGCTACAAGGCTGTCTCCGCGTTCGCGCCGATCGCCTCGCCGATCAACTGTCCCTGGGGCCAGAAGGCGCTGTCGGGCTATCTCGGCCGGGACGAAGCCGAGTGGCGCCGCTACGACGCCTGCGCCCTGATCGAGGACGGCCACCGGGTCGGCGACATCCTCGTCGACCAGGGGCTGGCCGACGGGTTCCTGGAGAACCAGCTCAAGCCCGAGCTTCTGGAAGCGGCCTGCGGAAAGGCGGGCATTCCTCTGACGCTGCGGCGTCAGGAGGGCTACGACCATTCCTACTTTTTCATCGCGACCTTTGTGGAAGACCAT
Proteins encoded:
- the fghA gene encoding S-formylglutathione hydrolase, translated to MTVETVSENRSFGGRQLVCRHRSSETGTDMRFSLYLPPAAESGPVPLVWFLSGLTCTEENFTTKAGAQRVAAKHGLAVVAPDTSPRGETVPDDADAAYDFGLGAGFYVDATAAPFDRNYRMASYIETELPEVLAGAFPVDGRRQSIMGHSMGGHGALTIALRNPDRYKAVSAFAPIASPINCPWGQKALSGYLGRDEAEWRRYDACALIEDGHRVGDILVDQGLADGFLENQLKPELLEAACGKAGIPLTLRRQEGYDHSYFFIATFVEDHLDWHAERLTSEG